The nucleotide window GAATTAGTTTCTTGGGATCCCCTAGAAACCATATTGGGAAAGAAGGGAGAGACCCCAGGGAAAGGAAACCTAGGACAAGGGGAGCCAGTATTCTGCAGCCAGCAACAGGCAACAGAGGATGCTCAATAGACAAATTTGGAGAAACAATACACGGGTGGGTGCTAGGCAAGGTTGGACCCAGAGGTTTAGAGGGAGACACCCCCATGGCACGTTCTGCCATGAAGAATGTGAGGAACCTAAGAAACTACCATGAAGTGGTAGCAATAAGCAGTCCTAGGTAAACAAGTTAGTCCCAACCATTTATCTCAAATGAGTTCTGTAGAGCAAATCCAAAGACTGGCAGGGCAGAGAGAGAAGTACCATGTCCTATTTGGGAATGCAAAAACAAGAGTTGTGAAGCATTTGGTAGGCCACAATATACGGCTGGTGGTAGTgggctttgtttgtttttgtggaTGTAGGCCTGGTTTAGGGAAACACCAGTGACACAAGCATGTTAGGACAGAGGGTaaatccataccatacatttaaagcacatccaacacatatTTAATGGATGCCCTGAAATAAATTGGCTAAAATTACAAATGAAAGAAGTGCAGCACCAGACAGAGTGAAAAGAATCCATATTGTTGGGAGAATCAACACACCTTTAGGGAGCAACCCACTttgcatttatgccaggctgaagggagttggatgtgatggatctccagctgagccagatgGGACCCAGCTGAGACCAGCTCAAGTGGAGGCAGCACAAACTGATGTAAGGCCTAAAAAATGGGTGTTTGGGGCTGTGTCAGGGGAGGGAccgaggtgaggggacttaggccacatccaactgctGTTTGGAGCACTTCTGCAGGTCCTAacccaggcaaaagttacactgggaaaaaggttggtctaagaaaataattgcaatagaagtcaattcctggtaggggtatttgggagaacaGGCTTTTATCTTCTGGTCCTTCCACGCAGCTCTGGCTGAGCCAGCGTGCAGCcagcccagaggctcctgaatgacaATTGGATATGGTGGAACTTTAGgtcagcttctcttgctccagcacaatttACGCCAGTTTCCCCtaaattggattgctctgttagactgtaagctccttgggggtAGGGTCCTTTTTAACTTATATTTCTCTGTTAAGTTCTGTGTATATTGATGGTGCcatataaatatttgtttattttttaaaataccgcTGCTTTTTAGCAAAAAATAGTTCTTAGATTTAggtatttatatgtatagattagATATGCTAACTGCATGATGTATAGAAATGGTGGGGGGTTGGGGGTGGTAGTACAAACAAAAGTATCAGGTGTGTCTGTTGCATGGAGATTAAACAGATGAAGTGTGTATAAATGGAACATTCCATATATCTCACTTTAAAAATTCTGCCTTTTTTTGTACATTCTTAACCGTGCTCCTAAAAACAAACACCCAAATTCATTTTGATCCTAGGAACCATCCCTTTATACTGTCAAGGCAATTTTCATCTTGGACAGCTTTGGGCAGCGACTTCTGGCCAAGGCAGGTAACCTCCAACAATTTTGTTTAAATCCCACTTCCACTCTGGTAACACATCAGGTAGAATTTCAGGTGGGGACTATAGAGTTTCCTTCTTGGGGTCCATTCCACAGTGACAGTCAAACACTaacagaatatatttatttattatttaatttatatcctgcccttcctcccagcaggagatatagatatagatctcCTTGTCTTTTGTGAAAGTCAGAGCAACTTACCGAAGGTTCCCAGCTAATCTCATATCCATAGATCTGCTTAATTTGAACCAGGTAATAGCAACAGATGCCCTCAGACCATTCTCTGGATAAATCAGAGTGTGTCTGTTGATCCTATCCAAGAAATTAAGAATTGCcaaacagcagccaaccagattcctTGGGGAGAACACAAGGAGGGCAACATCCATCTTCCATTGTTAACTCCCAGCATTAGGTAGTCAGCAAGAGATCCTTgtaccatggctagtagcccctaCTATACTGGTCCCCCATGTAGCTATCAATCTTTTTTAGAAGCTGCTTTCACTtcttcaggtgtggggaacctttggtcctctagatgttgctgaactacatctcttattagcccaagcaagcatggctgatggccaaggatgatgggagttgtagctcagcaacatctgagggccaaaggttcccacacctgCAGAATTTGGAACCAAGCATATTTTGAGTTTAATGCGTTCCATCTGTTGATTCTTCATATTACAGGAATATCTTCCTTTTCTCTTAAATGTACTCCCATCAAATTTCAACCAGTGACTCTACTTTTTTGTGTTCTGACAGGCAATCATTTCCCCTTTCTATTCATCACTTACGCCAGAGATTAGGAACCTGTGGtgctccagttgttgttggactacagctcccatcattcctgatcattggccatactggaggCTCACATTCCCTATCCCTCATTTATACCCATTTATGTTCACTCTGCAACACTTAAGTTTTCATAAAACTCTGCTGTATGTTACAGCAGCATCAGCTGCCCTTTTTTTGTACTAAAGAAGACCCAGTTGTTCAAACCTTTTTTGTAAGGAAGGTAACCAGTTAGTCACCTTTTTTTTGTATCTTCTCCTGTTTTACTATACAGTTTTGGACATGAGGTCAGAATTGCTCTCAGATCATATATAAACAACTGCTTCTTTTGAGATATGATAGTGTACTCAGCATCTAGCCATCTTGttgtgcaaccctatgcatacttactcaaatgtaagtcctgCTGTAATCCTAAATATTAAGCCCATTGAACACAATTGGACCTACTTTTGTGTAAACATACATAGGTTTGGTCTGTAACACTGGTTATGTAGAAAACTgagtataggaagctgccttagatcaGATCAGACTTTGATTCTCCTCCCCGTTGAGGGAGCCTTTACACATACATGTGGGGGGGGGCTTCAGACACCAATAATGCATTGAGCGAGGGGCACATCCAATGCACGTGAGCATGTCTAAGGATGGGACTAACAACAAGCCACAAAACTGGAACATCGCTGGCAGTCAAAAATAAGTAGTGGCAGGGAACTAGGTGCATGAAATAAGATTTATTCCAGACCCAACACATTTTGGAACAAGCCCTTCCTTAGGAGCACATTTTTAGCAGCATCTCTCACCAAATTCAAGGGACACTAGTGACTCTTCACTACAGAGGCAGTAGGATTAGCTTGCACATTATCAGAAATCTCTTCATGTGCTCATTACCGAATATCTGAAGAGGGCCTGTTTGTTCATTTAGCCAAATATTGCCTGTTCtggctggcaggagctctcctgggtttcaagcCAATCTATTACCTGCTGCCCAATCATTTGGACTTGGAATTCTCTGCATGCAAaaaaggtgctctgccactgagctacattccCTTCTCAAGGAAGTCAAAACATGGAACATTTAGTTTGACTATAAGTagtgatggagaaaaactcaaacCTATGGTTATGCAATTATAAGGCAAACACATACCTTCCCCTATCTCACCActtgtatatgcattttgaaatgctagaagatgagaatgtaaggACTGTCTcattggatcagaccaagggttcATCGGATGATCTTAAGATCATCACCACCCCacactcttctcctccccccctctctctcactcacacacacacacacacacacacacatcaattcattctctctcacacacacacatacaacaccaTAGCATTTTGCTTCCACTAATAACCAGTTTAAGGCCTCTGAGTGCTCACAATTAGGGCATGAAGTTGATGGCCTGCTCTTTTTGTGTATCCCCAGCATCTGGAGATAgattgcttctgaacatggaagttccattttgCTATCATGGCCGCTGCTACGTCAGGAATACTGTTTTCAGCAGATTTTTACCAAGTTTCACATTTTCAGCTTCAGTGAGCAtgaatgttgttgggactccaactcccattagccccagccccCATGCCCCACAATCAGGAATGTCAGAATTTGTAGttcctcaacatctggaggaccacaggttcaccatcccatATCTAAGGTTTGGATAAAGTTTATTCTTATTTGTAAACTATTTCCCACTCCTGTGCTGCCTCATCCTTGTTTTAAGCCTCTTGTTTTGGCTGTCCACAGTATTATGACGACATGTTTCCATCTATGAAAGAACAGAAGAGCTTTGAGAGAAATGTCTTCAACAAAACCCACAAGACTGACAGTGAGTATGTGGTCAGATATAGATCAGCAAGTGGCAGCCTGTAATCTGGCCTGCAGGGTGGTACCACCTGCCATCCCACCctagctttcctcttctccttcccttgCCAGAAAAATATGTTTCCAGCAGCCAGGAGTGAAAAGGGCACTCAGAGTGGCAAAGGAGCAGGCACTGGCAGTGAGGGGTGGACCAGCAGTTCTGATATAAGTGATGGAAAGTGTGGGGTGAATTTGGCCTTCATTTCCAAAATAAATTTAGCTGCTGGTCAAAAGACATATTTACCCCTAGACAAATCCCCTCCAGTGGTTTGAATTTCAGATAGGTACTGCTGTATAAACCAGTGTTTCCCAGCCTTTTTCCAACCCATGCTTCCGTTTCGACTAACATAAAAATCCCACATCTGCCTTCAAACTTGGTTtccctaattattttattttaattttcaaaatgattgaaataaataaataaaaattggtgCTTAATCATAAAAATGAATCAAAGTAGTTATATATTATACATATTTTTagaaacacccccccccaagatcTTCATACACCTCCCAGGGGCGTGCATGCCCCATCATTCGTGAAACACTGGTATAAATGttgatctggagggtcataggcaGACAATTTTTTAATCTATTGCTTAGAAAATGGTATACCAAGCACAGGTCCTGTACTGTCTAACTGCTGAAAACCTATGCAAGCTGGAGAtggttttgtttttgccttgCCAACAGAACCTGCAGCCAAAGGGTAATGGGCCTCTCTCTGGCCCGCAGTCCCTCtttctttctatctatctatctatctttatttattaattaattagatttatatcccgccctttctcccagtaggagcccagagcggcagaGTTGCTGTGCTGTCCTGAGCTGTGCTGAAGATAGACTGGGTGCAGCCAAGTTAAAACAGGATGGTCAACCCAGACCTTCAGTTCTGACGTCTAAAGGCAACTCCCCCCATCCCAATCAGATACAGCCAATCAGAAAAGACCTGGCTCATTCTAGCTCCACCCATTTACAAATTGCAGCATGGGTAGGGCTGAATCAGAAATCTTATCAGACGTGGTTCCCAGCCTGGCAACCACAAGCAAGTGAGGCAGGGCCTGATGGAGTTGCAAGGTTCCCCCTAAAAattctctatttttattttccttaggTGAGATTGCTTTCTTGGAAGGACTGACCATTGTCTATAAAAGCAGCATTGATCTTTTCTTTTATGTAGTGGGAAGTCCCCATGAAAATGAGGTAAACATTTCCTTCAAGAACTGTTAATTAGCCTGCAGGAAAATGAGCTAAACAGAAACAGATGCCGCCATGAAGATTTCCTTATACTTCTTATTTTGTGTTTTGTTGCATTTCATTCCTGTTTGCCCTTCACACACTCTTCCTCCTTCCAATGCCACTGCTGTTTTGAACAGGAAGCCGTTAGAGGTAAAAGCCACATAGAGGGAGGTTCTGAAGAAAGTTTCAGGTGACCTTTGCTGAGCAGAACTTTTGAGTAAAGATTACAGAAAGTTGTCACATTGATAAATAAAGATACTGTATCACGTGTTGTGTGGAATCGCTGTTATGATTCTGTTCACAGCTGATTTTAGAAGAGCAAAGTCTCAGCAAAGCTTTGGGGCCTTGGGTGGAAGCAACCCATCTCTTGTCTATTCCGTATGTTTCCTAGCATGTGGTGAGGAAGAAGTGCATGTTTAGCAGTAGTGGAAGAGCacttcattttgtttttcttgaTGTGAGTCTTCCTTTCTTGGCCCCACTTTTTTCCTAGCTGATGCTGATGTCAGTTCTCACCTGTCTCTTTGAATCACTCAACCACATGTTGCAGTAAGTACCATTGTTAATGAGAACAATTACTTCCTTCTACGTCCAGTGTTTTGCCAACTGACTAGGCCAGGGATGGACTTTTTCACCCAaatctaaaatcacaaaataggaggGACAAAAAATAATCATTCTGACCTGTTGCCCAAAGGTAGGATGTCTGTCCATAATTTCATTCCCAAAGTGCTTCCATTGATACCCAGTGTATATGCTGGACTGTTTCCCCAAATATCAGTCCACTGGTGAATTCAGATCTACGTCTGAAGCTGTTCTCTGGGTGCCCCTACCATCAAATGTAAAGCTGGTGAGAACAAaggacagagccttttcagtggtagcaccCTGCCTATGGAATACCTCCATTAGGGAGCCTTGCATAGCATCCATTTTGTTATCAGtttggcaccacatcctttttatTAGCTTTtgctaattttaaatattttaatgcttCTAAGCTACTGGGAGTTTCTCTTGAATGGAGGTttttttgtgcttttaaaaattgttctcattttgtaatttttatatactctgttgtaagccaccctgtgaATCCTGATTGACCATTAAAGGATGAGATACAGCCCTCATGTATAATCACCTGAGAATGGCAATTCATAGAAACCTTGCAATCTCCCTAGGCTAGAAAAATCTAGACAACAGAACCCAATCCTGAGGTGCCCCCACCATCACCAGAGCAGCCTAATTTCTAACTGGAAGCTACCACAAAGCCATCAAAACAGTGGTAATTTCAAGACATGACTTTGGGGAAGCTGCCCAAGGCCCCAACTCAACAGAACCAGCAAGAGCCCCCGCTCCCAATGCAGCAGggttggcttaccacattttgaaggattgccTTACCTCATATCTACCCACTCAGTGAtgttgatctgtggaactggcacttttagAAGTGCTGCATAatgtttgttctgcacttgtGAGGAACTGATCTTTTAGTGTAGAGTCACCTGTCTATggtactccctgcctattgatattagttCTTTTGTGCTTCAGTGTAGTAACTTTCTCATCAAAGGATTTTTTAACAAAACAAGAaactgattcactaataggcaaaaaaaacttgctgtttaagaatgtacctatagccactcgccaaatgctcagaggcacatgttaccaaattcttccaagctacacaggaagtggattggactgtgaaagaccaaaccaaattgtgtttgcattttgacaactttgtagggcagtacaatatctcagaggaggtcaggtctcctgctcccctggtgcattcactgtagctgcccaatttccttgctttttaaaatttgatacagTAAAAGTATCTATTgtctatagctacgttcttaaactgcaaggtttttttgcctattagtgaattactctgctttttaatccaggagataagaaatgggatcctgtgcaagtttgctgagaatgaatagatcatttgcatgcttattgagttcactgggatttactcccctgcaatcatgcttaggataggggaaactgaccacaggagatggggaggggaggaggagggcaggtttgatcatttgcatgctgattgagttcagtgggaattattcccgtgcaatcatgcttagcatatgtaaaacaccatgggggggaagggagggagggctggaatgggcaagggaggaggaagaaggaagaggggagggagaagggaggaggaagggagaggagaggggaaggcaggtctgatcatctgcatgcttattgagttcaatgggatttactcccatgcaatcatgcttaagataggtaaaactgaccatgggggagggggagggaagagaagagaggggaggggaagggaaggagggcattggaaggggagtgggaggggcatgggaGGGGAggcaaggggcaaaagggaggtgatgggagggaggagaaggggagggcaggtttgatcatttgcatgtttagtgaagtcagtgggatttactcccatgtagtcatgcttaagataggtaaaactgaccataggagaggaggaggggagaggagaaggaggggattggaagggggtgggggaggagcaatgggagggagggaaggggcaagagggagggaagaggaggggagatcaGGTTTGTTCATCtgtatgctttttgaattcagtgggatttacttctgtgcaatcatgcctaggataggtgaaactgaccgggggaggggcagggagggcagggagagggaggggacggggaggggaggagattgggtgggtgggcactgggcagaggggaatccccttccctttccaaaaggaaaacattgtgaacagtatcatttcttttcagctttccccccacctttttattctacagcaggcacatgtagcctcccacccaaatttaaaccaaagctgttcctggccacatccacaccagaccattaattcactttaggcagtcatggcttctcccaaagtatcctgggaagtgtagttagtgaaaggtgctgagagttgctaggagatgccctgttttcctcacagagcttcaatcagagcagatgactattaaaccactctggtcaatggagctctgtcaagggaataggagtctcccttAAGCACCCTTCACACtacccaggattttgggggaaagccatgactatctaaagtgaaataaaggtctggcataggtgtggccccctgattagccaagccaagcagctgtgagtctggcttttagaacactgagtcggttcttactgagcatgcccagccttatcattgactttaatgttaaatttcttaaattaattaaaaatcagctaggtatttgtttaacttttaaactgcagaagatgaaggtcagagtatggggcaaggtcacttataaattacaggtactctgtgagcatggcttatttttaatttcaacaaattatgagtacactgacaaaaaaatccaataggggtctgttttctctctctgtttacactttgaattcttgattctctctgactgttttgtgtatcaccatgaaatgttagagggttgttaagcaagcatctctgagttcaggcctataagttttgtaaggttttgttttgaaatgagcttatgggaagcatcagaatggcatgggggtattttcaatttaacattgcagaatgtgaaaaatccatgctggctatagtatacagcctttctcgtggctgtataatgatttCTTCTGGGGTGGATCTACACTACAAATTTATATCAGTATAATTGTCATCATGATTtttcacaaagaatcctgggaactgaagtttagtGATGTGCTGAGAATTCTCTATTAGAGATCCCTAACCCCATCCCATCCCTCGtaaaactacagttgccagagtcCCCATGGAAGAAGAATCGACTCTTAGAATCATGAGTTGGAAGGTACCTAGGAGGTCATCCAGTCCAGCCCCCAGCTCTACATCTGAAATACAGGATACAACTACTGTATCCATGACAGATGATCGTCAAGCGTCTGCTTAAACAGATCCAGTGTAGGAAAGCCTACTACCTTTCAAGGTGGTCTGTTCCACTGCTGAACAACTCTAATCATTaggacatttctcctaatgtttagctaaAATTTAATTCCCTGTAGTTTCCACCCATTGATTCTATTCTTGCCGTCTGGAATAACGGAGAACTCAGTTCTGCTTCATTTTCTGTGTAACagctcttcagatatttgaagacagcCATCATGTCTCCCCTTTAATCTTCTTTCCCAGTTTAAACATACACAGCTGTTTGAACCATTCCTCATAGTTTCCAGACCACTCACCATCCTAGTTCCTCCCCACCAGACAAACTCCAGCTTGTCAATTTCCTTCTTAAAATGTAGCACCCAAAACTGGACACGGTACTCCAGATGTGGCCTGACCATCGCAGAACAGATTCATAAACCAGTTTAAATCTGGTAGTGTCCCTGGTGCTAATAGCTGTCTCATCTTGTCTTGCATCTAGAAAAAACATGGAGAAGCGAACCCTGATGGAGAACATGGATGGGGTGTTTCTTGTAGTGGATGAGATCGTTGATGGCGGGTGAGATTTATGTGGAAGGGGAGAAAAGGGACAACTTGATGTTAaatgagagtcagtgtggcatagtggttaaggtgttggactacgacctgggagaccagggcttgaatcccacacaaccataaagctcactgggtgaccttgggccaatcagtgcctctcagcctcagaggaaggcaaaggcaaaccccctctgaatactgcttaccatgaaaactctattcatagggtcgccataagttggaatcgacttgaaagcagtccatttccattttttcttgttaagcagattgagagagagagatctttatCACAGATTAAACCACTGACTTAGATGAAATTGTTCAAATCATTATAGACCAGCATTGCTCCAGATTCCTTTCCACTGAAGAGTGAATTTAGCAGCTCTCTGCAGAATGGCTCGTGTCACCCTCAATTTTAAATCTGGTTTTAAAAGTATCTGCCGCAGCTCATCAAACTCACTGAGATTCAAACATCCTAGAGATttaaggaatccaacttaaaatgttaattcatgttttaaaaacaagtcATTAAATGTGTTGCCTCCTGCTTTTTGAAATATTGAGGAGACTCTCAAGTAAAGGAAATTTCTCCTTTTTCAAAGTGCAGAATTGCAGTTGATGAATTGCTCGCTTgaggaaaaaagaaatgaaaagggTTCACAAAATACCAAGACACTGTTGCCACTGTGAGGGAACTTTATGAGagttactgcttttatttttaaaggattcCATAACTGCTCTCATGCCTTATGGTATAACCAGGGAGAGACTGGATGTCAAACAAGAATAggacttttaaaaacacatataaatgTCACCAAATGGCATGAGGAGTGCCATCGTGGTGTTCATCATGTATGATGGCACTGACACTGGCCAACAGGTGCTTGGAACATTTTTACAGCCATGGCCAAAATTGAATAAACCGTTTCTTAAAATAAAGGCACTGCATGAGAACAAAATGTTGGCATTTTGATCACTACTGGAAAATGCAATTTCTCTGCTGCAGAATCATGTCCCTGAAGGAGGACTTGTGAGTTCCATGCAACAGctgcataacaacaacatagttaTTGAGCTTAAAAGCTGGCTGGGGGTGGGCGGGGAGAATATTCTGGAAGCCCTTAAGTTGCTTTCTAGTTATGTCCATTGCCAAAGACAAAGATCTAAATCTCCCCAAGATATTACATTGCTCTCTCTTTTCAAATTATAGTGTGATTCTGGAAAGTGATCCCCAGCAAGTCATCCAGAAGTTGAATTTTAGGGTGagtggtctttctttcttttgtaacTATCATCTTTGCACTTCATCTACCTGCTCATCTACCTGAATCTCTTTCCACCTCAGACAGTGCCAGAGCCTGCAGCTTATGGCTTTGTTCTCTTTGATTACATCACGGGTAACTCTGAGCACAGTGATATTTTGCCTGAGAGGTTCTACAAATACTGAAGTGTTCTCAGAAACAGGATACAGGAGTAAGA belongs to Rhineura floridana isolate rRhiFlo1 chromosome 11, rRhiFlo1.hap2, whole genome shotgun sequence and includes:
- the COPZ2 gene encoding coatomer subunit zeta-2 — its product is MQKAEARPRQHDHLGGAARGRGGGGDRAAGVLSGPMEIPAGLMLEPSLYTVKAIFILDSFGQRLLAKYYDDMFPSMKEQKSFERNVFNKTHKTDSEIAFLEGLTIVYKSSIDLFFYVVGSPHENELMLMSVLTCLFESLNHMLQKNMEKRTLMENMDGVFLVVDEIVDGGVILESDPQQVIQKLNFRVDDSSISEHSVTQVLQSAKEQIKWSLLK